In the genome of Natronomonas salina, the window GCATACCGCGGGAGTGGTTCTTAATACTTGTCGTCTATTTCTGGCTTTCCTACGCACGAACTTGGATACTTCGGGGGTAGGCGGCGAGCCCGCGACGCCACGAGATAGGCACCGTTGCGGGTCACTCCAGGGTGACGAGCGAGCCGACCGGCGCGTCCGTGTGCGCCCTGGCGCGGTCGATCCCCTCGTCGCCGACGGCGATGAGCGCGAAGACGCCGGCGACGTCGGCGCCGGCCGAGTCGGCGATGTCGAGGAGCAGCTCCTGGGTCTCCCCCGACCGGATGAGGTCGTCGACGACCAGCACGGACTCGCCGGCGTCGACGGCGTTCGCCGGGAGGTAGTAGTCGATCTCGATGCCGGAGGAGAGCCGCTGTCGGGCCTCGATGAACTCCTCGACGGCCGTCTCCCGGGACTTCTTGGCGTACGCACAGCGCGCGCCGAAGTGCCGGGCCATCGCCGCCGCGAGCGTGATGCCGTCGGTCGCGGCCGTCAGCACCGCGTCCGGCGGTTCGATGCCCAGCGACTCGGTGGCGACCGGCGGGACGAGCGACAGCAGCGACTGGTCGAAGACGACGCGGGAGTTGTCGACGTACCCCTCGTCGTCGAGGGCGATGCGGGCGGTCAGCTCCTCTGCGAGCAGTTCCTCGCCGACGCCGTCGACCACCTCGCGGGCGCGTGCCTCGCTCGGGAGGACGTGCCCGTTGACGTAGCGGTTCAGGTCGCCGGCCGGCAGCCCGGTCTCGGCGGCGAGCTCCTCGTACGTGTGCGTCTCCTTCAGCGTCCGCAGCACGTCGACGGCCCGCAGCTGGAGGGCGGCCTTCTCCGAACGGTTCATGTCCTAGACGGCGGCCCCGCACGCGCATGAATACTTCGATGTATCCCGAAGAGACAATAGACACAGAGGTGGATACCGACGGCGACGGCCGGGCGGCTCAGTCGCGGTCGGCGTCGGCCAGGAGGTCCGAGGCGGTCAGCAGCGACTCGAGTTCGACGTCGTGCTCGGCGAGGTTCTCGCGGGCACCCTCCTCGCGGTCGACGACCACGAGCACGCGGTTCACCGTCGCGCCGGCCTCCCGGAGCGCCTCGACCGCGTCGACGGCGCTCTGACCCGTGGTGGCGATGTCCTCGAGGACGACGACCTCCTCGCCCGCTTCGAGAGAGCCCTCGATCTGGTTGCCGGTGCCGTACTCCTTGGCCTGCTTCCGGACGATGACGTAGGGGGTGGCAGTCTCGACGGCCGTCGCCGCCACCAGCGGGACCGCGCCGAGGGCGACGCCGGCGAGCTTGCGGCCGTTGAGGCGCTCTGCGAACGCCTCGGCGATGCGCTCGAGGCACTCCGGGTCGGTCTCGAAGACGTACTTGTCGACGTAGTACTCGGAGGTGCCGCCGTGGGAGAGCTCGAACTCCCCGAACTTGACCGCGTCGGCGGCCCGGAGCGCGTCGATGAGTTCCTGGTCGGCCATATCGGTTCCTCGCGGGTCCGGGTGAAAAACGGCGCGGAATCGTCGCTGCGGTCTACTCGTCGGCCGCCTCCGCCAGCACGTCGTCGGGGATCTCCACGCCGAGGCCCGGCTCCTCCGGCGCGCGGATGGTACCGTCGTCGTGGGCGAACCCCTCCTCGAGCATGAACGACCAGACCTCGGGCGTCCACGGCGGCTCCATCGGGTACTCGCACCAGGGGCTGCCGACCGCGGTCATCACGTGGAGGTTCGCCGCGAAGCCGAGGGCGTTCGTCCAGGTGTGCGGGACGAACTGGAGGCCGTGGGCCTGGGCCATCCGCGCGACGTCGACGCCCTGTCTGATGCCCGTCGCCAGCGCGGCGTCCGGCTGGAGGACGTCGAGGGAGCCCTGGTCGACGAACTCCCGGAAGTGGTGGACGCCGTTGTTGAACTCGCCGCCGGCGACGTTGACGTCGACGGCGTCCCGGAGCCGGGCGTACCCCTCGTAGTCGCGCCGGGGGAGCGGCTCCTCGAGCCACTCGACGCCGCCGATCTCGTCGAGGCCGCGGGCGAACTCCAGGGCGTCGGCGAACGACCACTTGACCTCCTCCTCCATGACCCGGACCGCCCAGCCCTTGTTCGCGTCGACCATCAGCGTCAGGTCGGGGAACGCCTCGCGGACCTCGCGGACGGTCTCGAGGTGGTCGACCTCGGTGACGCGGAGCTTCACGGCCTCGAAGCCCTCGTCGATCCGTTCCTCGACGTAGTCGATGCGCTCGTCGGCCGGCTGGACCTCGCCGGTCGAGGCGTAGACGGGGATGTCGGTCGCCTCGGCGCCGAACAGCTCGTAGACGGGCTTGCCCGCGTCCTTGCCGATGATGTCCCACAGCGCCATCTCGACGTGCCAGGGGCGTGGCCCGACGA includes:
- a CDS encoding phosphoribosyltransferase family protein, encoding MNRSEKAALQLRAVDVLRTLKETHTYEELAAETGLPAGDLNRYVNGHVLPSEARAREVVDGVGEELLAEELTARIALDDEGYVDNSRVVFDQSLLSLVPPVATESLGIEPPDAVLTAATDGITLAAAMARHFGARCAYAKKSRETAVEEFIEARQRLSSGIEIDYYLPANAVDAGESVLVVDDLIRSGETQELLLDIADSAGADVAGVFALIAVGDEGIDRARAHTDAPVGSLVTLE
- the pyrE gene encoding orotate phosphoribosyltransferase, with the protein product MADQELIDALRAADAVKFGEFELSHGGTSEYYVDKYVFETDPECLERIAEAFAERLNGRKLAGVALGAVPLVAATAVETATPYVIVRKQAKEYGTGNQIEGSLEAGEEVVVLEDIATTGQSAVDAVEALREAGATVNRVLVVVDREEGARENLAEHDVELESLLTASDLLADADRD
- a CDS encoding mandelate racemase/muconate lactonizing enzyme family protein yields the protein MQITGVNQYHLEHHLEEPFYPTWIPGYPQSSHELELFEIETDEGITGYGASPSFAGGLEYETPLELFLTGEDPHNVEGILGKLDTVNLVGPRPWHVEMALWDIIGKDAGKPVYELFGAEATDIPVYASTGEVQPADERIDYVEERIDEGFEAVKLRVTEVDHLETVREVREAFPDLTLMVDANKGWAVRVMEEEVKWSFADALEFARGLDEIGGVEWLEEPLPRRDYEGYARLRDAVDVNVAGGEFNNGVHHFREFVDQGSLDVLQPDAALATGIRQGVDVARMAQAHGLQFVPHTWTNALGFAANLHVMTAVGSPWCEYPMEPPWTPEVWSFMLEEGFAHDDGTIRAPEEPGLGVEIPDDVLAEAADE